One window of Leifsonia sp. AK011 genomic DNA carries:
- a CDS encoding CPBP family intramembrane glutamic endopeptidase, translating to MLPVDWPFTPAVLWVAFAALLALLVLRAIRRDRREYQRFKRYRTTLRRQAMLHKWLRNSVLSIGLLSVVLLALSWQFVTPLRYQLQSWIPILPWVGWALVIGIVLVFAGLTVAGLVAARRSPEEPIMIGDIGAMLPRNKQELRIGWALSINAGISEELMFRLAVPAVLYGASGSAILALVVSVLLFGALHSYQGVTGVVGTSVVGLAMMFAYVATGTILVPIIVHILVDLRSLVLLPAVLFDAHKIDGREQRIISRTPMRAASTAAVAEKPAADAPPAG from the coding sequence ATGCTTCCCGTCGACTGGCCGTTCACCCCGGCGGTGCTCTGGGTGGCCTTCGCGGCGCTACTCGCGCTGCTGGTGCTTCGTGCGATCCGGCGGGACCGCCGGGAGTACCAGCGCTTCAAGCGCTACCGCACGACGCTGCGGCGGCAGGCGATGCTGCACAAATGGCTCCGCAACTCGGTGCTCTCGATCGGGTTGCTCTCCGTGGTGCTGCTCGCGTTGTCCTGGCAGTTCGTCACTCCACTTCGATACCAGTTGCAGAGCTGGATCCCAATCCTGCCGTGGGTGGGGTGGGCGCTCGTCATCGGGATCGTGCTCGTCTTCGCGGGCCTCACGGTGGCCGGGCTCGTCGCCGCTCGACGAAGTCCCGAGGAGCCGATCATGATCGGCGACATCGGGGCGATGCTCCCCCGCAACAAGCAGGAACTCCGGATCGGCTGGGCGCTGTCGATCAACGCGGGAATCTCGGAAGAGCTCATGTTCCGGCTCGCCGTGCCCGCGGTGCTCTACGGCGCATCGGGAAGTGCGATCCTCGCGCTCGTGGTCTCGGTGCTGCTGTTTGGAGCGCTGCACTCGTACCAGGGGGTGACGGGAGTGGTCGGTACATCCGTCGTCGGCCTCGCCATGATGTTCGCCTACGTCGCGACCGGAACCATCCTCGTGCCGATCATCGTGCACATCCTCGTGGACCTGCGCTCGCTCGTGCTGCTCCCGGCCGTGCTGTTCGATGCGCACAAGATCGATGGGCGCGAGCAGCGGATCATCTCGCGCACACCCATGCGCGCGGCATCCACTGCTGCGGTGGCGGAAAAGCCCGCAGCGGATGCCCCGCCGGCTGGCTAG
- a CDS encoding HNH endonuclease signature motif containing protein: MPVVELPALRAFSREDAARLGDDDLLAEQAAFAAARRLVDAGAAAVAAEIAERSRRELGAAGLAQSRGERTPESLVARMTGLSKRDAGTLVRIGALVSEPAPWLKTVAVAVGDGRLSLEGADVVRAGLGAPGAVAEGDLARAATVLVESAPGLTLDELAMRARRVRSELDVAGVPAREEELRERRFLSLTPQPDGMTRISGLLDPESAAVVSGAIDAATSPRRGGPRFVDPSAAPAGSDTEDSRTIPQLLADALVDIVALATRADRGAVFGARRVGVRVHVAGKDLRAGVGFAQLEGQTQLVSVETAARVACDAGIVPVEFDSDGRVLNVGRTQRHHTPRMRVALAARDGGCLFPGCGRPPEWCEAHHTKEWFRDDGETSVDDGVLLCRHHHRVVHNRHWRIVREGTVYWLDRGDGDRTVLEHNNPILPRL; this comes from the coding sequence ATGCCCGTTGTCGAACTCCCCGCGCTCCGCGCGTTCTCTCGTGAGGATGCAGCGCGCCTCGGCGACGACGATCTCCTCGCGGAGCAGGCCGCTTTCGCCGCTGCACGTCGACTCGTGGATGCGGGCGCAGCAGCGGTTGCGGCGGAGATCGCCGAACGGTCTCGGCGGGAACTCGGGGCCGCAGGTCTCGCACAGTCCCGCGGCGAGCGCACGCCTGAATCACTTGTTGCTCGCATGACCGGGCTCAGCAAGCGGGATGCCGGCACCCTCGTCAGAATCGGCGCACTCGTGTCAGAGCCGGCGCCGTGGCTGAAGACCGTCGCCGTGGCTGTGGGAGACGGGAGGCTGTCCCTCGAAGGTGCGGACGTCGTTCGAGCGGGGCTCGGTGCGCCGGGTGCCGTCGCCGAGGGGGACCTGGCGCGGGCCGCGACCGTCCTTGTGGAGTCCGCGCCGGGGTTGACCCTCGACGAACTCGCCATGCGCGCCCGCCGCGTGCGCTCCGAGCTCGATGTTGCTGGCGTCCCCGCGCGCGAGGAGGAGCTCAGAGAACGACGGTTCCTCTCGCTCACTCCCCAGCCCGACGGGATGACACGCATCAGTGGCCTGCTCGACCCGGAATCTGCCGCGGTGGTGAGCGGAGCGATCGACGCTGCGACATCACCTCGGCGGGGCGGGCCCCGATTCGTCGATCCGTCGGCGGCACCGGCGGGATCAGACACGGAGGACAGCCGCACCATTCCGCAGCTGCTCGCAGACGCCCTCGTGGACATCGTCGCACTCGCCACACGCGCCGACCGCGGCGCGGTGTTCGGGGCGCGTCGGGTGGGCGTGCGGGTACATGTCGCCGGCAAGGACCTGCGGGCGGGCGTCGGCTTCGCCCAGCTCGAGGGACAGACTCAGCTCGTCTCGGTGGAGACTGCAGCCCGGGTTGCGTGTGACGCGGGCATTGTTCCCGTCGAATTCGACTCGGATGGTCGGGTGCTGAATGTGGGACGAACCCAGCGCCACCACACGCCGAGGATGCGGGTGGCGCTCGCTGCCCGCGACGGCGGGTGCCTGTTCCCCGGCTGTGGGCGACCGCCCGAGTGGTGTGAGGCACATCACACCAAGGAGTGGTTCCGGGATGACGGGGAAACCTCCGTTGACGATGGAGTGCTCCTCTGTCGACACCACCATCGGGTGGTCCACAACCGGCACTGGCGGATCGTTCGAGAAGGCACGGTCTACTGGCTCGACAGAGGGGATGGCGACCGGACGGTGCTGGAGCACAACAATCCGATTCTGCCGAGGCTCTGA
- a CDS encoding MFS transporter — protein MTSAVGLRSERGPVLLSLMVTTGLVAIDATILATAVPTIVSELGGLSQFPWLFSIYLLTQAVTVPIYAKLSDIFGRKPIILIGIGLFLLGSILCGLAWSMPALILFRAIQGLGAGAVQPMAITIAGDIYTVAERAKVQGYIASVWAVASVAGPALGGLFAQLDIWRWVFFVNVPLCLLAGWMLVRHLHENVERRNHTIDYPGAILLTASLSLLILSVLEGGQAWAWNSWQSFVGFGVGGVLLVAFVLVERRAVEPIVPLWAFTRRLLLTTTIIGLGVGALITGITSFVPIYLQGALGVAPLIAAIGLATLTLGWPLAASFSGRLYMPLGFRTTARIGGAITVVGAAILAGFAWYPSVVTVAIAGFIIGLGLGLVATSSLISAQSSVEWNERGVVTGMQMFSRSVGSAVGVAIFGAIANSYFGDAESPLPEDITAGSAAVFLCVLAVTVVILLVAFAMPRTPAAVEVAATPGD, from the coding sequence ATGACTTCCGCCGTTGGCCTCCGCTCCGAACGCGGCCCAGTCCTCCTCTCACTCATGGTCACGACGGGACTCGTGGCTATCGACGCCACGATCCTCGCCACGGCGGTGCCCACGATCGTGAGTGAGTTGGGTGGGCTCTCGCAGTTCCCCTGGCTGTTCTCGATCTACCTGCTCACGCAGGCCGTCACCGTGCCGATCTACGCCAAGCTCTCCGACATCTTCGGGCGCAAGCCGATCATCCTCATCGGCATCGGTCTCTTCCTGCTGGGATCGATCCTCTGCGGCCTCGCCTGGAGCATGCCCGCCCTCATTCTCTTCCGTGCCATCCAGGGCCTCGGGGCCGGTGCGGTCCAGCCGATGGCCATCACCATCGCTGGCGACATCTACACGGTTGCGGAGCGGGCGAAGGTGCAGGGGTACATCGCGAGTGTGTGGGCCGTGGCATCCGTTGCCGGTCCTGCGCTGGGCGGTCTGTTCGCCCAGCTCGACATCTGGCGCTGGGTGTTCTTCGTGAACGTGCCGCTCTGCCTCCTGGCGGGATGGATGCTCGTGCGCCACCTCCACGAGAACGTGGAGCGCCGCAACCACACCATCGACTACCCGGGTGCAATCCTGCTCACCGCGTCGCTGTCGCTGCTGATCCTCTCCGTGCTTGAGGGTGGCCAGGCCTGGGCATGGAATTCGTGGCAGTCGTTCGTCGGTTTCGGGGTCGGGGGAGTTCTGCTCGTCGCCTTCGTGCTCGTCGAGCGGCGTGCGGTCGAACCCATCGTGCCTCTGTGGGCGTTCACCCGGCGTCTGCTGCTCACCACGACGATCATCGGGCTCGGGGTGGGTGCCCTGATCACCGGAATCACCTCGTTCGTACCCATCTACCTGCAGGGCGCGCTGGGTGTCGCCCCGCTCATCGCCGCGATCGGCCTCGCCACGCTCACCCTCGGCTGGCCCCTCGCCGCCTCGTTCTCCGGTCGCCTCTACATGCCGCTCGGATTCAGGACCACTGCGAGGATCGGCGGTGCCATCACGGTGGTGGGTGCCGCGATCCTGGCCGGCTTCGCGTGGTATCCGTCGGTCGTGACGGTCGCGATCGCGGGGTTCATCATCGGGCTCGGCCTGGGGTTGGTCGCGACATCCTCGCTCATCTCAGCCCAGTCGAGCGTCGAATGGAACGAGCGAGGCGTCGTCACGGGCATGCAGATGTTCTCGCGATCCGTCGGGTCTGCGGTGGGTGTCGCCATCTTCGGTGCCATCGCGAACTCCTATTTCGGGGATGCCGAGAGCCCTCTGCCCGAGGACATCACCGCGGGCTCGGCCGCCGTGTTCCTCTGTGTTCTCGCTGTCACCGTGGTAATCCTTCTGGTGGCGTTCGCGATGCCGAGGACTCCAGCGGCGGTGGAGGTTGCCGCTACTCCGGGCGATTGA
- a CDS encoding OmpL47-type beta-barrel domain-containing protein — protein MTHTVPVRSISKLRRRVLAAATALVMGVGLAGVGTAPAMAAGTGVIAGTVTGEGGAPLSNVLVQLFYCDPDYNPVQQRDCWTLLYEAEDIAYTASDGTFSIPNREPGQYKAVINPQNNNSQYIREYWDAKDSEANATIITVADGATTTINPTLEIGAGVSGVVTGPGGAPVSGGYVYAWLTSDPNGTRGGATIASDGTYSIGGLPAGEYYLRAGPPSSTPASVLLPEYWENKTTAETATRFTLALGENVTRDFELSTGGTIAGNVKDASNGNLAGIDVTVLKQEASGYWSTARTGVTDASGNYLIEGLPLADYVVRFSDFGGTYGQRYAGNVVDRTAATKYTVGPGTNVTGVNTQLSAGGGITGVVTQTPTGGSAVPSDEGYVSVIRVAGGVHEVIESVRTDSSGVYSLTGLAAGTYTIQTAGEATGKWALTYRGPAYYPEEATTVTVPVGAPTDAGTTNIVPGTWISGRITDTNNAPVPSVRLTILYERTPGTWVAPPPHGGSGDDIAYSAGQMPPGRYIVGFEDTATTGTKYVTQYYNNKPTRETAEILDATNGGDFKNISAQMTRDPWPVVTASATASPASPNGSNGWYKLGNVTVTLTSGGGTEVPDTLEYKIGDDAWTAYVSPIVVDTDGTTNITYRAVEQGLQTSAEGTFTVKRDTVRPTTSSSLEGRTVTVTPSDSGGSGVDSTEYRLGSSGAWTAYTAPVNVGKYGVTFQYRAKDVAGNVGSIGSRGVPAQTGTVTVVPSASPAAPNAAGWYNEDVTVTGSGTAELGGPVTITSKVGSGAYGPEASRTVSSDGTTVVTFKGTDEVGNVSPEVTSTIKLDKTAPTVESDLSDSNVLTVTGADETSGVALLEYKIGSGTWTTYTSPVAVGGAAAMVEFRATDAAGNVSTLGSRDVPQGTVTATVTASPASANGDNGWYTVDATVTGAGVASASGATVTVASKVGGDAYADTAVRQVTEDGTTVVTVQARDQWGNESSEVSRTIKLDKTSPTVSHTFADGEVTLAGSDDTSGVDRIEFRYLGESAWETYVSPIAPPENVSKIEYRAIDNAGLVSAVGSVTVGIPEPERISGANRYDTAVASSMAAYPDPFPANKGVVYVTTGTLFPDALSAGPAAAYEGGPLLLVRPTDVPTSVIDEIERLSPDRIVVIGGEPSVSAAAFNQLTAIDPTIEVTRIAGANRYDTSRKVTAAAFPEATVAYIATGVNFPDALAAGGAAGSKDAPVILVQGGATDLDQATADLLGDLGVTEVKVLGGPTSVSGGIESDLKALLGASKVERFAGINRYDTARLVNKEAFLDTNASPSYVFLSTGSNFPDALAGSAWAAKEDSPLYTVETNCIPPAVLADISELKPDNLVLLGGTPTLSEAVANLTPCA, from the coding sequence GTGACGCACACCGTTCCTGTCCGCTCGATCTCGAAGCTCCGTCGCCGCGTTCTCGCTGCGGCGACTGCGTTGGTGATGGGGGTGGGGCTCGCGGGAGTCGGCACGGCTCCTGCCATGGCAGCAGGTACCGGCGTGATCGCGGGAACGGTGACCGGTGAAGGGGGCGCGCCCCTCAGCAATGTGCTGGTGCAGCTGTTCTACTGCGACCCCGACTACAACCCTGTCCAGCAGCGCGACTGCTGGACTCTCCTCTACGAGGCGGAGGACATCGCCTACACGGCCAGCGACGGGACATTCAGCATCCCCAACCGCGAACCGGGCCAGTACAAGGCTGTCATCAACCCTCAGAACAACAACTCGCAGTACATCCGCGAGTACTGGGACGCGAAGGACAGCGAAGCCAACGCCACGATCATCACGGTGGCTGACGGCGCGACCACGACGATCAACCCCACCCTCGAGATCGGCGCCGGCGTCTCCGGTGTCGTGACCGGTCCCGGCGGCGCTCCGGTGTCCGGCGGGTACGTGTACGCGTGGCTCACCTCTGACCCCAACGGCACCCGAGGTGGTGCGACGATCGCCTCCGACGGCACGTACTCCATCGGCGGACTCCCGGCCGGCGAGTACTACCTGCGTGCAGGCCCGCCTTCGAGCACTCCCGCGTCCGTGCTTCTCCCCGAATACTGGGAGAACAAAACGACCGCAGAGACGGCGACTCGATTCACCCTCGCGCTCGGCGAGAATGTCACCCGCGACTTCGAGCTCTCCACGGGCGGCACGATCGCGGGCAACGTCAAGGACGCGTCGAATGGCAACCTCGCGGGCATCGACGTCACTGTCCTGAAGCAGGAGGCGAGCGGGTACTGGTCGACTGCCCGCACGGGCGTCACGGATGCCTCGGGCAACTACCTCATCGAAGGGCTCCCGCTCGCCGACTACGTCGTGCGCTTCTCCGACTTCGGTGGCACCTACGGCCAGCGATACGCCGGCAACGTCGTCGACCGCACGGCCGCGACGAAGTACACGGTGGGGCCGGGCACCAATGTCACCGGCGTCAACACCCAACTCAGTGCTGGTGGCGGCATCACCGGTGTTGTCACACAGACGCCCACCGGGGGTTCGGCCGTGCCCAGCGATGAGGGTTACGTCTCGGTCATCAGGGTCGCTGGTGGTGTTCACGAGGTGATCGAATCCGTCCGCACCGATTCCTCTGGCGTCTATTCCCTCACGGGCCTCGCCGCTGGTACGTACACGATTCAGACCGCCGGAGAAGCCACGGGGAAGTGGGCCCTGACCTACCGTGGACCGGCCTACTACCCGGAGGAAGCGACCACCGTGACCGTCCCGGTAGGTGCTCCCACCGACGCTGGTACCACCAACATCGTTCCCGGCACGTGGATCTCCGGCAGGATCACCGACACGAACAACGCTCCCGTGCCGAGCGTTCGACTGACGATCCTCTACGAGCGCACGCCCGGCACGTGGGTCGCACCGCCGCCTCACGGAGGTTCGGGAGATGACATCGCCTACTCGGCCGGCCAGATGCCTCCCGGTAGGTACATCGTCGGCTTCGAGGACACCGCCACGACCGGCACGAAGTACGTCACGCAGTACTACAACAACAAGCCGACGCGCGAGACTGCGGAGATTCTGGATGCCACGAACGGTGGCGACTTCAAGAACATCAGCGCCCAGATGACCAGGGACCCGTGGCCCGTCGTGACCGCGTCGGCGACGGCATCCCCGGCATCCCCGAACGGAAGCAACGGCTGGTACAAGTTGGGCAATGTCACCGTGACGCTCACATCCGGTGGCGGCACCGAGGTGCCCGACACGCTCGAGTACAAGATCGGCGACGACGCGTGGACCGCCTACGTGTCCCCGATCGTCGTGGACACGGACGGCACGACCAACATCACCTACCGTGCGGTGGAACAGGGCCTTCAGACGTCGGCCGAGGGTACCTTCACCGTCAAACGCGATACTGTGCGGCCCACCACCAGCAGTTCGCTTGAGGGTCGCACGGTTACCGTCACCCCTTCTGACTCAGGGGGTAGCGGGGTGGACTCCACGGAGTACAGGCTCGGTTCTTCGGGCGCCTGGACTGCCTACACGGCCCCGGTGAATGTGGGCAAGTACGGGGTGACGTTCCAGTACAGGGCGAAGGATGTCGCCGGAAACGTTGGTTCCATCGGCTCGCGCGGCGTGCCCGCGCAGACCGGCACCGTCACCGTGGTCCCCTCGGCATCGCCCGCGGCGCCCAATGCCGCAGGCTGGTACAACGAGGACGTCACCGTGACGGGCTCGGGTACCGCAGAACTCGGTGGACCGGTGACGATCACGAGCAAGGTCGGAAGCGGTGCATACGGTCCCGAGGCCTCGCGCACCGTGTCCTCGGACGGGACCACCGTCGTCACGTTCAAGGGCACCGACGAGGTCGGGAACGTCTCGCCGGAGGTCACGAGCACGATCAAGCTCGACAAGACAGCGCCGACTGTCGAATCGGATCTCTCGGATTCGAACGTCCTCACGGTGACCGGCGCAGATGAGACGAGCGGTGTTGCACTGCTCGAATACAAGATCGGCAGTGGCACCTGGACCACGTACACGTCCCCAGTTGCCGTCGGCGGCGCGGCAGCCATGGTGGAGTTCCGGGCAACGGATGCCGCGGGCAACGTGAGCACCCTCGGTTCCCGTGACGTGCCCCAAGGCACTGTCACGGCCACGGTGACAGCGAGCCCAGCTTCCGCGAACGGCGACAACGGCTGGTACACGGTGGACGCGACCGTGACCGGCGCGGGGGTGGCATCCGCCTCGGGTGCGACCGTGACCGTGGCCAGCAAGGTGGGCGGGGATGCGTACGCCGACACTGCTGTGCGACAGGTGACGGAGGATGGCACAACCGTCGTGACAGTTCAGGCTCGCGACCAGTGGGGCAATGAGTCGTCCGAGGTGTCTCGCACGATCAAGCTCGACAAGACGAGTCCGACCGTCTCCCACACCTTCGCGGACGGCGAGGTCACCCTGGCAGGTTCGGACGATACCAGCGGCGTTGACAGGATCGAGTTCCGGTATCTCGGCGAGAGTGCGTGGGAAACGTATGTGAGCCCCATCGCCCCGCCCGAGAACGTCAGCAAGATCGAGTACCGAGCGATTGACAACGCAGGCCTCGTGTCGGCGGTGGGCTCTGTCACCGTGGGGATCCCCGAGCCCGAGCGGATCTCCGGCGCCAACCGTTATGACACGGCTGTGGCATCCTCCATGGCCGCCTACCCGGACCCGTTCCCCGCGAACAAGGGCGTCGTCTACGTCACCACGGGCACGCTCTTCCCCGACGCGCTGTCGGCCGGCCCCGCGGCCGCATACGAGGGCGGACCCCTGCTGCTCGTTCGCCCGACGGATGTTCCGACGTCCGTGATCGACGAGATCGAGCGGCTCAGCCCCGACAGGATCGTCGTCATCGGCGGCGAGCCGTCGGTCAGTGCTGCAGCGTTCAACCAGCTGACGGCGATCGATCCGACGATCGAGGTCACCCGCATCGCCGGTGCCAACCGCTACGACACCTCCCGCAAGGTCACCGCGGCCGCGTTCCCCGAGGCGACGGTCGCCTACATCGCGACCGGCGTGAACTTCCCCGACGCGCTCGCCGCTGGTGGTGCAGCCGGATCGAAGGATGCCCCGGTCATCCTGGTTCAGGGTGGTGCAACCGATCTCGACCAGGCCACGGCCGACCTCCTCGGCGACCTGGGAGTCACCGAGGTGAAGGTGCTCGGCGGACCGACGTCCGTCAGCGGTGGCATCGAGTCCGACCTCAAGGCACTGCTCGGCGCCTCGAAGGTGGAGCGATTCGCCGGCATCAACCGCTACGACACGGCTCGCCTCGTGAACAAGGAAGCCTTCCTCGACACGAACGCATCGCCGAGCTACGTGTTCCTCTCCACGGGCAGCAACTTCCCCGATGCGCTCGCGGGTTCCGCGTGGGCTGCCAAGGAGGACTCGCCGCTGTACACGGTGGAGACCAACTGCATCCCACCCGCAGTGCTCGCGGACATCTCCGAGCTGAAGCCCGACAACCTCGTGCTGCTCGGTGGAACGCCGACGTTGTCCGAAGCGGTCGCGAACCTCACACCCTGCGCCTAG
- a CDS encoding thermonuclease family protein: MTNRLARLLVTLLVVTVAGIGILAWNQVNGNDVLGSVLNAQQDDPAPADDTSEVGAATEEAPAVASVVPEGAQPATVEYVHDGDTLFLTDGRKVRLLGINTPEVGDNLECYGDEATAALRSLLPEGTDVWVLSDVEALDQYGRSLLFVYLPDGTNVNIAMVRSGAAEVVQYDPNWLLQGELRAAEDAAYSEGAGIWGNC, encoded by the coding sequence GTGACGAACCGACTGGCCAGACTGCTCGTGACGCTGCTCGTGGTGACCGTGGCGGGAATCGGGATTCTCGCGTGGAACCAGGTGAACGGCAACGACGTGCTCGGGAGTGTGCTGAACGCGCAGCAGGACGACCCCGCGCCAGCCGATGACACGTCGGAGGTTGGTGCAGCGACGGAGGAGGCTCCGGCCGTGGCATCCGTCGTTCCCGAGGGCGCCCAGCCCGCCACCGTCGAGTACGTGCACGACGGGGACACGCTCTTCCTGACCGACGGACGCAAGGTGAGGTTGCTCGGCATCAATACGCCGGAGGTCGGCGACAACCTGGAGTGCTACGGGGACGAGGCCACCGCAGCGCTGCGATCCCTGCTGCCCGAGGGAACGGATGTCTGGGTGCTCTCCGATGTCGAAGCCCTCGACCAGTACGGCCGGTCGCTCCTCTTCGTTTACCTGCCGGACGGCACCAACGTGAACATCGCCATGGTGCGCTCCGGAGCGGCCGAGGTCGTGCAGTACGACCCGAACTGGTTGCTGCAGGGCGAACTGCGCGCAGCGGAGGATGCCGCGTACTCCGAAGGCGCCGGAATCTGGGGCAACTGCTAG
- a CDS encoding MazG family protein, producing the protein MTDQHPQLENLIAVMHRLRAPGGCAWDREQTHESLVQYLIEETYELVDAIETGDRDEMVEELGDVLYQVLFHSDIAEEEGRFTLEDVAEHMAQKMVGRHPHVFGDVVADTPDEVMANWDTLKSVEKPGRTSVIDGIPQGMPALALADKLLGRAHKVGLLDATAPGAINVQSEDELGPLLLAIVASAKANGLDSERALRGALRELQVEIREHEATTR; encoded by the coding sequence ATGACCGACCAGCACCCGCAGCTCGAGAACCTCATCGCCGTCATGCACCGGCTGCGTGCGCCGGGTGGCTGCGCGTGGGACCGTGAGCAGACCCACGAGTCGCTCGTGCAGTACCTCATCGAGGAGACCTACGAGCTCGTCGACGCCATCGAGACCGGCGATCGCGATGAGATGGTCGAGGAGCTCGGCGACGTGCTCTACCAGGTGCTGTTCCACTCCGACATCGCCGAGGAGGAGGGCCGCTTCACGCTCGAGGACGTGGCCGAGCACATGGCCCAGAAGATGGTGGGGCGGCATCCGCACGTCTTCGGTGACGTGGTTGCCGACACCCCCGACGAGGTCATGGCCAACTGGGACACCCTGAAGAGCGTCGAGAAGCCCGGCCGCACGAGCGTGATCGACGGCATCCCGCAGGGGATGCCCGCCCTCGCGCTCGCCGACAAACTCCTCGGCCGCGCCCACAAGGTCGGGCTACTGGATGCCACGGCCCCGGGCGCCATCAACGTGCAGAGCGAGGACGAGCTCGGCCCCCTGCTGCTGGCGATCGTGGCATCAGCCAAGGCGAACGGCCTGGACTCCGAGCGGGCCCTGCGGGGCGCGCTTCGAGAACTGCAGGTGGAGATCCGCGAGCACGAGGCGACGACCCGCTGA
- a CDS encoding TetR/AcrR family transcriptional regulator, with the protein MARTPDLSRKPELVEQILEYLLDKPLSSVTFRSLATGLGVSTFTLVYHFGTRADLIREVIQAISVRSGIVEGLNRDAEATLETFVEGLELSWEWSIQPRNRQLQRLEFEAGMLESLHPGDHGFMRDLYRHWVDIGRDAMIRFGMTPEDAEAEARVVVNSFHGLQYDLVLNDDVIAATRAFERALEQHRSRIEHFVGRR; encoded by the coding sequence ATGGCCCGCACTCCGGATCTCTCGCGCAAGCCGGAGCTCGTCGAGCAGATCCTCGAATACCTCCTGGACAAGCCGCTCTCGAGTGTCACCTTTCGCAGCCTCGCCACGGGGCTCGGAGTCAGCACCTTCACGCTCGTCTACCACTTCGGCACTCGCGCCGACCTGATCCGCGAGGTCATCCAGGCCATATCGGTGCGCTCCGGCATCGTCGAGGGTCTCAACCGTGACGCCGAGGCGACTCTCGAGACCTTCGTGGAGGGCCTCGAACTCTCGTGGGAGTGGTCCATCCAGCCGCGCAATCGCCAGCTGCAGCGACTGGAGTTCGAGGCGGGGATGCTCGAGTCGCTGCATCCCGGCGATCACGGATTCATGCGCGACCTCTACCGCCACTGGGTCGACATCGGCCGCGACGCCATGATCCGGTTCGGCATGACGCCCGAGGATGCCGAGGCCGAAGCCCGCGTCGTCGTGAACTCGTTCCACGGCCTCCAGTACGACCTCGTGCTCAACGACGACGTGATCGCCGCCACCCGCGCGTTCGAGCGGGCGCTCGAGCAGCACCGGTCGCGGATCGAGCACTTCGTGGGGCGGCGCTAG
- the hisS gene encoding histidine--tRNA ligase, with protein MASPVNPPRGMRDFLPADKARREHVLSIIRNSYRSHGFDEIETPVVEDSARLHSGLGGDNEKLAFAVMKRALTTDDLRNAQDPLALADLGLRFDLTVPLARFYASHRGELPNVFRAIQIAPVWRAERPQKGRYRQFVQCDIDIIGEAGPIAEVELITATAATLRSLGITDFTIRINDRRILTSALALLGVAADATDSVLITLDKLDKIGISGVVTELHDNGHGEAVPAIEALLRSQLIDSDGVESSSVDVPLDRSAMLGVVPEGTSPEAIDSLVTIGAAVEATVGAGVVVFDPWLVRGMGYYTGTIFEVVRPELGYSIAGGGRYDGMIGRFLGTDVPAVGFSLGFERFVDLVDLPESSGAEAVALLHDADAPLALLASLQAALVAQGLRVRLERKPRNVAPLLAQLAASGFSRVATVKADSTPETLAFRELA; from the coding sequence ATGGCCTCTCCGGTGAACCCTCCTCGCGGCATGCGCGACTTCCTGCCAGCGGACAAGGCTCGCCGCGAGCACGTGCTGTCCATCATTCGCAACAGCTACCGCTCGCACGGGTTCGATGAGATCGAGACCCCCGTCGTCGAGGACAGCGCTCGCCTGCACTCCGGCCTCGGGGGCGACAACGAGAAGCTCGCCTTCGCCGTCATGAAGCGCGCGCTCACCACGGACGATCTGCGCAACGCGCAGGATCCGCTCGCGCTCGCCGACCTCGGCCTGCGTTTCGATCTCACGGTGCCGCTGGCGCGCTTCTACGCGAGCCACCGCGGCGAGTTGCCGAATGTCTTCCGTGCCATCCAGATCGCCCCGGTCTGGCGTGCGGAGCGCCCGCAGAAGGGGCGCTACCGCCAGTTCGTGCAGTGCGACATCGACATCATCGGCGAGGCCGGACCCATCGCCGAGGTGGAGCTCATCACCGCGACGGCGGCAACGCTCCGGTCGCTCGGCATCACCGACTTCACGATCCGCATCAACGACCGCCGCATCCTCACGAGCGCGCTCGCACTCCTCGGGGTGGCGGCGGATGCCACGGACAGCGTGCTCATCACGCTCGACAAGCTCGACAAGATCGGTATCTCCGGCGTCGTCACTGAGCTGCACGACAACGGCCACGGTGAGGCTGTTCCCGCGATCGAGGCGCTGCTGCGGTCGCAGCTCATCGACAGCGACGGCGTGGAGAGCTCCTCGGTCGATGTGCCGCTCGATCGCTCGGCCATGCTGGGCGTAGTGCCCGAGGGTACGTCGCCCGAGGCGATCGACAGCCTCGTGACCATCGGCGCGGCCGTCGAGGCGACGGTGGGCGCGGGAGTCGTTGTCTTCGACCCGTGGCTCGTGCGCGGCATGGGGTACTACACGGGAACCATCTTCGAGGTCGTCCGACCCGAGCTCGGCTATTCGATCGCCGGGGGAGGCCGCTACGACGGCATGATCGGTCGATTCCTCGGCACGGATGTCCCGGCCGTCGGCTTCTCGTTGGGCTTCGAGCGCTTCGTGGACCTCGTCGACCTGCCGGAGTCGTCCGGGGCGGAGGCCGTCGCGCTCCTGCACGACGCGGATGCCCCCCTCGCACTCCTCGCCTCGCTCCAGGCGGCGCTCGTTGCACAGGGCCTGCGGGTGCGCCTCGAGCGCAAGCCGCGCAACGTTGCACCGCTGCTGGCGCAGCTCGCGGCATCCGGATTCTCCCGGGTCGCCACCGTGAAGGCCGACTCGACCCCGGAGACGCTCGCCTTCCGGGAGCTCGCCTGA